The sequence cctataggatttaatccgacATATCGAATATCGGAATCGGAGATTCTATCGGATTTTACCTCTTAACCCTGTCGGAATCGGAATAGGCTGCTtctgttaggttaatatccgacatccgatggcctaggggtgtacttgtaatttcctacccctaggTATTATCTATCGACTATCGGAGAACCTAATACTCTCTACTTCTCTACTGAATCTCTGTTCTCTAGTCTCTCTTACTAGCGTTTTTTCATTCTAAAAAACTCAACACGGAAGAGATTCGAGAAGTTTGAGAAGATTGAAAGAGAGGAACTGAGTGACTAAGTGATCTATATCTATTTGATCAAGAAGTTTGATTATCAGAGACTCTCAGAGAAGTAAGTCATGAATCTATTATTGTTTCAAAGTTAGGTTTCTTTTTCCCCCAAATCGATTGCATATTTTGATGTTCTTCTAATCTAATCGAAACCCTAAGTAAGTCACGAATGTTTCCATGTTTAATTTTGAGAATTAATTTTTTCCAGAGAAAATTAGGGTTACTAATGCATTTGTAGCATTTAATCCTGGTTTAGCATGGAAATATCTTGATCAATTCTTCATCGGATATTTAAAAGATTATCAAGTTTTTGAAGTTTCTAAAGATTATAGGAAATTGGTTTCTAAATTAACTAAAGTTGGTTTATTTGAGAAAAAGGGTCATGGGGTTGCAATTTCTATGATTGTTGGTTTTGTTGTTTCTaagtgtttatggtattttaatgTCTGATAATGTCTGGGTTCATCTTGGTTGTGGTGGAATGATGGGGTTTGTATGGATTCAAAGTGGTTGGTTAGGTATTCAGGACATTATCAAATTATgtcatcacctgagtataatcgaTTTGCTCAAGTGGTTACTGGTAATTGGTTATCTGAGATTTGTATTGCTTGGTGGAAATGGAATCAAAATGCACATCATACTGCCTATAATACTCTTGATTTTGATCTAGATCTTCAACATATGCCGTTTTTTGTTGTGTCTTCGTAGTTTTTTAATTCGTTGGTATCTTACTTCTAATAGTTTTACATTGAACTGTGAATTACAATGATCTGCCTCATTGTGGTAGGATATATGTACATTTACAATGAATGTATGCTATGCTTGTTCTTGAAAGAGGTAAACAGAAAATATTTGTAACATAGAGTAGTAGAGACCAAGTTTAGATGACCCAAACACCCATCgctataaaagaaaagaaatgaggaAGTATTGAATATTGTCTCCTTCACTCACAAATTTTGTTTCAAACTGCAATATGATATGTGGATAGATTTCCTTACCCTCAATGGTAAGCATCTAGAAGCTTAGGTTTAGTTCTTTATTGTGAATTATAATGATCATCCTTTTAACAAAATACTTGGTGTCATGTTACTTTAGTCTAGCTTACACTTGCAGATTTCTGTTTTACTTTCTTTATGTGTTCTACATTTTAGAAGTTTGTATGTATGATTGTTTGATCATCTAATACTTGATTCATGTTGTTCTCAGAATGTCTCAAAGTCAAAGAGCAACTAGCCATGTTGCGATTCTGACCTGAAAGTTAATTACTGATTCATGGATACAAGGAAAATGCGTGTTTTTTAATGTTGGCATTGCTTGTTTATCAATTATCACTAGAAACTTAGTCAATTGAATCTTCGAATATATGCAAACCCTTGTCCAAGGTTAAGGGAGGGTACAGAGAATGATCACAATAGAAATGTCGTCACTTGAATGTTTTTTTAATGTTTCCATTGTTTATTTATCAAATAGCACAAATATGTAGTCATTTGAATCTTAGAATATACGCAAACCCTTGTCGAAGGTTAAGACATGGTACCGGAAATGAGCACAAAATGATTGTCCTGATTCTGTAGCTGAATAAATGTGTTTAGCTTCCTCTTATGCGGTCTCATTATTTAATGTGGTAAGTTCGATAAGTTACATCAGGCATCATATATTGTAGGTGTAGATTTGGCTATCGAAATATTCCAGTTTCAATTTGATAagttgaaactgcacagtgttagaTGATAGAACAAGAACCCATTCAACAAGCTACTCTATAACTTGAAATTTTTACGCATCATCTCACTTCGAAAAAATATTAAATCATATTCATGAATGAACTAAAGAACTGTTGTggaatatttttttgtttcttgattTTTCTTATCAAGTGATTCtttgtgaatgcagatatggaTATCGTGGACTGAAGTGAAGTTAATGCAATGATGCAACATGCCAGACATCCAAGCAAGATCACACTACTCACTAGCATGTTGACAATGTTAGCCTTTGTTAgacattgttttttcttttttggctttGTTGTAGCCTGTTGTGTACTTTCTTTTGCATTCACTAGACTGGGAGTAAACTCTAAACCTTGTGCTTGTGTGGTTTTGTAATTTTCACTGAATATTTTGAAGTCAAAAAGACAAAGactctggttttttttttaagtttttagtttttttcctaGTTACCAGATTTTATCGGaaaaaatccgatatccgataacttaACCTTAACATTATCAAATTGGAATTTTTGGTATccgccggatattatcggataccggatatccgataatccttaaccttaaccttatcggtactaccaatatccgtcggatatttatccgttgttAGCCCTATGAACGGGTGAAGTTACAAAACTACATTTTcccattataatttttattacccTAATCAATTATCATTAtcatttcatcttctcctcttcttcttctcctctaccATACCGGTTTCTCCATCACACCACCATCGAAAACTCGACGATTAATACgtcgtaatcgtcgattcgaaaaatcGATTATTGAATAATCATCAAACATGGAGATGCCAAAGGCTACTTGTATGAAACAAACACATAGAAAACCTAATCGAGATAGCCCTGGATTTGCAAATTTAGTTCAACTCAAACGGAGTAAAAaaactgttgaagaagaagaaatcaatgcCGCCGAAACCGAAGAAATGACGCGATtgagaaagtaagggcctacctaaactcactccagtacttcaaTTTTATGTTTGCATGGCAAATTAGGGCAGAAAAATTGAATTTGTGAATCTGCATTTGCGACGCCGGCAAGGTGTTTTTTCTACGACCTTGCCGATTTTTCATGTTTAGGGTTAGTCGTTACCTTCCAaggttgaagatcttgccggCTCTTAATATCTGTAACTGTTATTTACAGGGTCGGCACGGTATTCAATGttaagaccttgccgactaaatgTGGTTTTAACAATCGttggtttttaaatttttacCCTACCGACTGATGCTTTGAAAATGTTTGTATTTCTTGAGTCCATGAAGTTataaagtcggcatggtatttgAATACCACCCTGCCGGCTGCTAGTTAGTCGGCACTGTATGGATTATAGATCTTGCCGACTGATTGAGTGGAAAATCATTTGTATTTCCTGCGTTCAGACTTGTTATAAGCCGACATGGTAGTTGAATAAGACCCTGTCGGCATAGCTTGTTGTGGTCGTCCCTGTCGACTATTGTTTAGTCGGCATTGGTTATTGTTGTCGACCCTGAAGActagttgattttttttctaaTTGTTCCTGCTTAGGTtgcaaaaggaaaagaagaaaagtaTTACCCCTCCTTCAAGATCTCCTCGTATTGGTGAcaaactcttgactgcaacatATCGAGGGGCATTCGTTGAGCCGGGAATGCTCAAGATCCGTGAACGGAAAGATTCTCAACCACCAACAGAACCAAGTGATTTATAtgaaactccagatgaagaccaatcaattccatctggtagaagaggtaatGATCATGATGGTGTAGAAAGAACTCCGGCTGCCGGAGGAGATGACGAGCATGATGATGATGACCAAGACATGCCACCTGTTGGAGGAGGCAATGGTGATGGTGATAACAATGATGGAGATCAATATAATGATGGACAACGTGAAATTGTTGAAGGGGAAGAGGATAAAGAAgaggaggatgaagaagaaggtagAGAAGAAACAGACAATGATCAACAAACTCAAGATGCAACTACAACTGCAACCGCAACCGGAAGACCAGATAGGGTTATCAATAAACCTTCTGATTCCCACATGCTTCCCAGTCACTTAAAAGTGCAACTGGATCCAGGTCAGCCTCCAGTAGGGACCCCAGAAGATGGTGgacatgttctttttggatacaaagacatATGAGCATGTGAAATCCATAATGCTATGGTAAGTATTTCTCAATAAAACTTtgtttttatttaagtgtatctatcttaaatttgattcaagtgtttgtatttgttttaattttgtgtttttggtacTTAGGATCACAAACATGCCATCCATATTTCGAGGCGCCAAGCTTCAAACACTATGATGCCGTTATGGCCACTGACAAGGAATGTGATGAGGTGAAAGCGATTGTCCAGAACTCCGTGTTGTGGattgcggtggagagttcgattGTTGAGTATGACAAAGGTACCATATCTgaattctgtgagaggttctaaggagagactgatacaatatTATTCCCATGAGATGGCggtaactcccgatgatgctcataaaattctaggcctcgaggttgagggaaaatAACTCAAAGATGGCTACGATGATGCCATTTCTTGGGAGAGTATCTTCAAATTGACCATGACCTTGTTCGGTTTGGATGAGAAGCAGTCGAAGTCTTTGTTTGTGAAGAAGGATGGTTATATAGGCAGGAAGTTAAGTCTGAAGATGTTGAGGGACACATACTTTGGGACCTAAAAAATCTATGATGAGGAAGGAAGTATGTCCATGGTGAAAATCAATGCTACTGCATCCTCTTATttgttatacatcttgggcaaATGTATCTTAcccgacagttccggaagcttggtcgacgaCAAGTATCTTCAACTATTGCATCCTTTGATCAGATGCATAAGTATTCTTGGGGTACCGCGGTGGTTTCCTTCTTGAATGTAGAGTTGATAAAGGCTTCGAGGGCACTCACTAGTTAATGGAAATCTATGTATCTTCCAGGTAATTCAATTGtttaaatcatttatatttgcaaaatgctTGTAaaataagattcttactaaactttgtgtttgcataggtttggatatattaTCACTTCCCTTCTTTGGTGAAAGGCACCCCCCACATCAAGGTGAACACTAAGCTTGCGAGTCACAAGCCAAGAGGACAACGATATAGTTTTACTCGTGCCCAGGATAAGGATATGCCACAACAGCTTATCAACATGTGAGTCGCCTTGGACAAATTGACTGTGGATGATGTAatatttgatccgtatcgagatgatataaatgaaggtataatcttaaggagagatgatgttgcattaTACTACGGTACCTTGTTTTACCCCCAAGGATTTTCAATGTACAACCCACATCGGCTAATGCGACAAGtaggttacgtccaagaagaaccccaTCCCAGTGATGATCCATTCTTTAAAGTGGTAAGGCAGGACTACAGCACATCCCAAAAAGTATTGACGTCAATTACGCTCCACCACCAGAGATTTATCATTGGGATGAAAGATGTGACCGTAAAATCGATACGAGTCTTTTGGATGAGGTGACCAGAGGTCATGAAGCTCATGAAAATTACATGTCGTGGCACTTGGGTTttgctcgtcctactgtgattagggaagaGAATGTTGAACAACCGGTTCGTAAGAGGAAGATGCCACCGAAAGACCCAACAAAAAGTCTTAAgaactttgtaagtattttagacttgctcttattgttttaagattacattatcgaatcagtctattaatttatttatttttaattgaaaatagaatgaGCATTTGAAGACCCTTGTGAACATGATGTGTTGCGCGAGATAAAGAGGATGGcatttgtcgattgaagagcaaactaagcacattgactatgATAACAATGTTGACAATGAATGTTCCACTGAAATGTTCCAGCAAGATAATGCTTAAATAAAGAAGAATGCTCAACTAAAGAGGGAAGCACAAGACAAGAGGAATGCTGAATAAAAGAGTGCTCGTACccatggtggtggcagtgggtaGTGGTCGTGGTAATGCTAAACGGGGCCGTGTTGGTGGTAGTGGTCATGGTCGTGAATGAATACATTTGTAGTTTATTTCTTTACGTGTTAGACAAATGTTAAAGTTAATGGTtggacaaatttttttttaaggtttatgagaaatatgttttcttattttggacaaatgttggatttttagttgttgaatgaatgattTGTTTAGCTATGTTAAGTTTCAATAATTAAGCCGGCAGGGTCTTGAGTGAATGTTTTGTTAAGATACAGTGCCGACTAAACCAGATCCGGAAAGGTTGTGAACTGGCAGACTGGCGGCTCTGACAACAGAAATTATGAAGTTACCAGGGTTGGTAGGGTAAGAAAATtaagaccttgccgactatatgtTAGTCGACAATCTAATGAAccaataccttgccgactatatgcATCATAATATGACCTTCTCCTATGTTACTAAAATCATAAAGTCGACAGGGTAAGAAAATTACGATCCTGCCGACTATGTGTTAGTCGGCATTGTGTTAAATGAATACCTTTCCGACCATATGCAGCAGAATATGACCTTTCGTGTGTTTGAAAATTGTTTTAGCCGGCATGGTAATAAAATGACGACCTTGCCGACGGTATGTTAGTCGACATATTGTGGAAACATAAACCTAGCCGAcgagttcaaaattcaaaattttgcaagTATAACTACATTGATTGACTACCGTAATCgccaaatttgggcaccatcctataaatacaatagttctctctataaaacaacacacacctatttgcatatactctccaaagctcattGAGTAATCTAATCTCTCTAACTCTCCCAATAtctctacatacaacaatggcattatttgattcaaatgaagatctatTCATCACCAAAGAATGGTACGCGGAAAATCGAATCGAAAATAAGTCCTCCATAAGGGTAGATGCCGAAACCTTTTGGGCAAAGGTATATAACAAATAtagcaagagtttgggaatccgaatggaagaagtgttcaataAATCTAGGCACCAAGTCatagaaaatgcgatacttgcttatttacCTGTCCAACATCGGATTTTGAACGCTAGCCACTTTAACTTATCCATTGAAAAATTTGTAAGTTTTTTTGTGGTTTAGTTTAcgtaatccatgttgtttgatcttcttATTAAACACCACTAAAAAAGTAAGTATGTGTTTTGTTTTGTAACATGAAGTTGTGGAAGCgcactacttggaggaaaagggggaagcattcgcattcgatgcaagctatcacttcatggtatcaAAATTCCAGAGTATTCCTCGTAGATGATGGTGGGTGAATCAGACTCAGATTCCtccgacgaagattgatggttttagaagtttttgggaaggtgttgatggtggattttctacaagggataaaatcgcaaaatcatgatactgcatgtttctgacccgtcttcaggaatgt is a genomic window of Papaver somniferum cultivar HN1 unplaced genomic scaffold, ASM357369v1 unplaced-scaffold_137, whole genome shotgun sequence containing:
- the LOC113334924 gene encoding histone chaperone RTT106-like, whose product is MEMPKATCMKQTHRKPNRDSPGFANLVQLKRSKKTVEEEEINAAETEEMTRLRKVGTVFNVKTLPTKCGFNNRWLQKEKKKSITPPSRSPRIGDKLLTATYRGAFVEPGMLKIRERKDSQPPTEPSDLYETPDEDQSIPSGRRGNDHDGVERTPAAGGDDEHDDDDQDMPPVGGGNGDGDNNDGDQYNDGQREIVEGEEDKEEEDEEEGREETDNDQQTQDATTTATATGRPDRVINKPSDSHMLPSHLKVQLDPGQPPVGTPEDGGHVLFGYKDI